The following coding sequences lie in one Hippopotamus amphibius kiboko isolate mHipAmp2 chromosome 7, mHipAmp2.hap2, whole genome shotgun sequence genomic window:
- the LOC130857340 gene encoding 39S ribosomal protein L45, mitochondrial-like, whose amino-acid sequence MAAPMPRGFSCLFRTLGWWSPQPVLVTQSTAVVPVRTKKRFTPSTYKPKYKSEKEFIEYARKAGRVIPQERLERPIHLACTAGIFDAYVPPEGDTRVSSLSKEGLAQRTERLKKNVASQLSIRSIRDSDPNFKIKDFPEKAQDIFIEAHLCLNNSDHDRLHTLVTENCFPDMVWDIKYKTVCWSFVESLEPPQVVQVRCSSLLNQGNTYGQVTVHMHTRQTLAIYDRFGRLTCGQEDVPRDVLEYAVFEKHLVNPYGSWRMHGKIIAPWAPPKQPILKTVMIPGPQVKPWEEYEEPQGEAHKPQLV is encoded by the coding sequence ATGGCAGCACCCATGCCGCGGGGTTTCTCTTGCTTATTCAGGACTTTAGGATGGTGGTCTCCACAGCCAGTCCTGGTGACTCAGTCCACAGCAGTAGTTCCAGTGAGAACTAAAAAACGTTTCACACCCTCTACTTATAAACCCAAATACAAATCAGAAAAGGAGTTCATAGAATATGCCCGGAAAGCAGGACGGGTCATTCCTCAAGAACGTTTGGAGCGTCCCATACATCTGGCCTGTACAGCTGGTATCTTTGACGCCTATGTTCCTCCTGAGGGTGATACCCGAGTGTCATCTCTTTCTAAGGAAGGACTGGCACAGAGAACTGAGCGATTGAAGAAGAATGTGGCATCACAACTGTCAATCCGGAGCATAAGAGACAGTGACCCTAATTTTAAGATAAAGGACTTCCCTGAAAAAGCCCAGGATATCTTCATTGAAGCTCACCTGTGTCTAAACAACTCAGACCACGACCGGCTTCATACCTTGGTAACTGAGAACTGTTTTCCGGACATGGTCTGGGACATCAAATATAAGACCGTCTGCTGGAGCTTCGTAGAATCTTTAGAGCCACCCCAGGTGGTGCAGGTTCGCTGTTCAAGTCTGCTGAACCAGGGCAACACGTATGGCCAGGTCACCGTCCACATGCACACCCGGCAGACTCTAGCCATCTATGACCGGTTTGGCCGGTTGACGTGTGGACAGGAAGATGTGCCCAGAGATGTCCTGGAGTATGCTGTCTTTGAAAAGCATCTGGTGAATCCCTATGGGAGCTGGAGAATGCATGGCAAGATCATTGCCCCATGGGCACCCCCTAAACAGCCCATCCTTAAGACGGTGATGATCCCTGGCCCCCAGGTGAAACCTTGGGAAGAGTATGAAGAGCCACAAGGAGAGGCCCATAAGCCTCAGCTAGTGTGA